The Candidatus Spechtbacterales bacterium genome has a window encoding:
- a CDS encoding PHP domain-containing protein produces the protein MRLKTNLHFHTAEDPHDLVGYTLKEGIDHASSLGFEVLAVTCHNYFAWTKEHAEYAEEKGILLIPGIELTIAEEKKLKRNGYRKGYHTLVINADKDAEDIFTFDDLKEYRKKRGGEIAVIAAHPYFYGNFSLKGYLEKYVNLYDAVEHSWYYSRVFNRNKKAMRFALKNELPFVATSDTHYLYNNHMDRNYAYLDTDEKTIEATVNAIKNGDIENVTKPSNTIRDMILLQIWFEISKLVKKRKR, from the coding sequence ATGAGATTAAAAACAAATTTACATTTTCACACAGCTGAAGACCCGCATGACCTTGTGGGATATACACTAAAGGAAGGGATAGACCACGCCTCTTCTCTGGGGTTTGAGGTTTTGGCTGTAACCTGCCATAATTATTTTGCCTGGACAAAAGAGCACGCGGAATATGCCGAGGAAAAGGGCATTTTGCTTATTCCCGGAATAGAGCTTACAATAGCTGAAGAAAAAAAGCTTAAGCGAAACGGGTACAGGAAAGGGTATCACACCTTAGTTATAAACGCGGATAAAGACGCCGAGGATATTTTTACATTTGACGACCTTAAAGAGTACAGAAAAAAAAGAGGAGGCGAGATAGCTGTTATCGCGGCACACCCGTATTTTTACGGGAACTTCAGCCTTAAGGGTTATCTTGAAAAATATGTTAATTTATATGACGCGGTAGAACACTCATGGTATTATTCGCGCGTATTTAACCGCAACAAAAAGGCAATGCGTTTCGCGTTAAAAAATGAACTTCCTTTTGTGGCGACCTCCGATACGCATTATTTGTATAACAACCACATGGATAGAAACTATGCCTATCTGGACACCGATGAAAAGACTATAGAGGCGACAGTAAACGCGATAAAGAACGGGGATATTGAAAATGTAACTAAACCCAGCAATACCATTCGCGATATGATACTTTTGCAGATATGGTTTGAGATAAGCAAATTAGTAAAGAAAAGAAAGAGGTAA
- a CDS encoding DUF1653 domain-containing protein has product MEKIKLGKYRHYKGGEYEVVGTARHSETLEELVVYRALYDEGGLWARPLEMFTEEVELDGKKIKRFEFID; this is encoded by the coding sequence ATGGAAAAAATAAAATTAGGAAAATACAGGCATTACAAAGGCGGGGAGTACGAAGTTGTTGGCACAGCGCGGCATTCTGAGACGCTTGAGGAATTAGTGGTTTACCGCGCGCTTTATGACGAGGGCGGTTTGTGGGCGCGCCCGCTTGAAATGTTTACAGAAGAGGTTGAGCTGGATGGCAAAAAAATAAAAAGGTTTGAATTTATAGATTGA
- the secA gene encoding preprotein translocase subunit SecA, giving the protein MSIFKKIVGDPNEKTVKKLEPIVGRVNELEKETEALSVEALATKTEEFKERLQKEETLDDILPEAFAVAREMAKRTLGQRHYDVQILGGIVLHQGKIAEMKTGEGKTLSSTSAIYLNALSGEGVHVITVNDYLAKRDAVWMGQVYAGLGLTVGVITNQGAHVYDEKYASQNTKEDPEELDEERDTLGAFKVEDEYLRPAERRDAYAADITYGTNNEFGFDYLRDNLAQKLEEKVQTRKMPDGSWRGHNFAIIDEIDSILIDEARTPLIISTPDTESTELYKTFAQVVPSLKEEKDYTVDHKLKTVSITEDGIEKIEKSLGVENLYDPAAGGGIRYVHNLEQSLKAHVIFAKDKDYVVREGEVIIVDEFTGRMMPGRRYSEGLHQAIEAKEGVSVQQESRTLASITFQNYFRMYDKLSGMTGTAITSAEEFDRVYELQIVVVPTNKTLVRKEMPDLVFKSEEGKYKALLRDIKERNEKGQPILIGTTSIEKNEYLGRLLQKEGIKHEVLNAKNHEREGSIVAQAGREGAVTVATNMAGRGVDIILGGNPPDVEAANRVKDAGGLHVLGTERHEARRIDDQLRGRAGRQGDPGSSQFYLSLEDELMRVFGGDRIQNIMERFQVPEDQPIENKIVSNAIESAQGKIEGMNFDTRKRLLDYDEVLNKHRETIYKKRDQVLAAEGDETKKVVEGYIEDHLKRMFDYHIGAEYKEQWNIKEISADIEGILPVEGDLAKKLTEVADSVKNPAEARAKVEEFVRGAISNAMRAREEQVGAETMRRAEKWLVLRSIDVLWMDHLDAMNYMRQDVRLRAYAQRDPLVEYKNEGINLYHTLLESIGTQIVTSLFKINIQHDHSHDHTAQRVAQNIVSNKQTTDNSKQSSEGSKPKNAENIGRNDPCPCGSGLKYKKCGLIDAPEHNKHEGSAGGSARIGG; this is encoded by the coding sequence ATGTCAATTTTTAAAAAAATAGTGGGCGACCCGAACGAAAAAACAGTTAAAAAACTGGAGCCGATAGTAGGGCGCGTAAACGAGCTGGAAAAGGAAACAGAAGCTCTTTCTGTTGAGGCGCTTGCCACAAAGACGGAGGAGTTTAAAGAGAGGTTGCAAAAAGAGGAGACTCTGGACGATATTTTGCCGGAGGCTTTTGCGGTTGCGCGGGAAATGGCTAAACGCACGCTTGGACAGCGTCATTACGATGTGCAGATTTTGGGAGGTATTGTTTTGCACCAGGGAAAAATAGCAGAGATGAAAACGGGTGAAGGAAAAACACTTTCTTCCACTTCCGCGATATATCTTAACGCTTTAAGTGGCGAAGGGGTCCATGTGATAACTGTAAACGATTATCTTGCAAAGCGTGACGCTGTCTGGATGGGACAGGTGTACGCGGGGCTTGGGCTGACTGTTGGAGTTATTACAAACCAGGGTGCGCATGTTTATGATGAGAAATATGCTTCGCAAAATACGAAAGAAGACCCCGAGGAATTAGACGAAGAGCGTGACACTTTGGGTGCGTTTAAGGTGGAAGATGAGTACCTTCGTCCCGCTGAAAGAAGAGATGCATATGCCGCCGATATTACTTATGGCACAAACAATGAGTTTGGTTTTGATTATCTGCGCGACAACCTCGCGCAAAAACTTGAAGAAAAAGTACAGACCCGAAAAATGCCCGATGGCTCATGGCGTGGTCATAATTTTGCAATTATAGATGAGATAGACAGTATTTTAATAGATGAGGCGCGAACCCCTCTTATAATTTCAACTCCTGATACTGAAAGCACGGAACTTTATAAAACTTTCGCGCAGGTTGTTCCAAGCCTTAAAGAAGAAAAGGATTATACTGTGGACCACAAGTTAAAGACGGTGAGTATAACTGAGGATGGAATAGAGAAAATTGAAAAATCTTTAGGTGTTGAGAACCTTTACGACCCCGCGGCGGGAGGAGGTATAAGATATGTTCATAATCTTGAGCAGTCGCTTAAAGCGCATGTTATTTTTGCAAAAGATAAGGATTACGTCGTGCGTGAGGGTGAGGTTATTATAGTAGATGAATTTACGGGACGCATGATGCCCGGTAGGAGGTACTCGGAAGGTTTGCACCAGGCGATAGAGGCAAAAGAGGGGGTGTCTGTACAGCAGGAGTCTCGCACTTTAGCATCTATAACGTTCCAGAATTATTTCCGCATGTACGACAAACTTAGCGGTATGACAGGAACCGCTATTACAAGCGCGGAAGAGTTTGACCGCGTTTATGAGCTACAGATAGTAGTTGTTCCTACAAATAAAACACTTGTGCGAAAGGAGATGCCCGACCTTGTTTTTAAATCTGAAGAGGGTAAGTATAAGGCATTGTTACGCGACATAAAGGAAAGGAACGAAAAAGGGCAACCCATATTAATAGGTACTACATCCATAGAAAAGAACGAATACTTGGGGCGTCTTTTGCAAAAAGAGGGCATAAAACATGAAGTTTTAAACGCTAAAAATCATGAGAGAGAGGGTTCTATTGTGGCACAGGCGGGACGCGAGGGGGCTGTAACAGTTGCTACCAACATGGCGGGCCGTGGAGTGGATATTATATTAGGAGGAAACCCTCCCGATGTTGAGGCGGCAAACCGCGTTAAAGATGCGGGTGGCTTGCATGTTTTGGGAACTGAGCGCCACGAAGCACGCAGGATAGATGACCAGTTAAGGGGAAGGGCGGGGCGTCAGGGAGACCCGGGTTCTTCGCAGTTTTACCTTTCTTTGGAAGACGAACTTATGCGTGTCTTTGGAGGAGACAGGATACAAAATATAATGGAACGTTTTCAGGTACCTGAAGACCAGCCGATAGAAAATAAGATAGTTTCAAACGCGATAGAGAGCGCGCAGGGAAAGATAGAGGGTATGAACTTTGATACAAGAAAACGACTGCTTGATTATGACGAGGTTTTAAACAAGCACCGAGAAACTATATATAAAAAACGTGATCAGGTTTTGGCGGCAGAAGGAGATGAGACAAAAAAAGTGGTTGAGGGATATATTGAAGACCATTTGAAGCGGATGTTTGATTATCATATCGGAGCCGAGTATAAAGAGCAGTGGAACATAAAAGAAATCTCCGCGGACATTGAAGGCATTTTACCTGTGGAAGGCGACCTTGCCAAAAAACTTACAGAAGTAGCCGATTCTGTTAAAAACCCGGCAGAAGCGCGCGCAAAAGTAGAGGAATTTGTGCGTGGCGCGATATCAAACGCCATGCGCGCGCGGGAAGAGCAGGTTGGCGCTGAAACTATGCGCAGAGCGGAAAAATGGCTTGTTTTACGCAGTATAGATGTGCTTTGGATGGACCATTTGGATGCTATGAATTATATGCGGCAGGATGTGCGGCTTCGCGCATACGCGCAGCGCGACCCTCTTGTTGAATATAAAAACGAAGGGATAAACCTGTACCACACTTTACTGGAATCTATAGGAACACAGATAGTTACCTCTTTATTTAAAATAAATATTCAACACGACCATAGTCACGACCATACAGCACAAAGGGTGGCACAGAATATAGTTTCTAATAAACAGACAACAGATAACAGTAAGCAATCGTCAGAAGGCTCAAAACCTAAAAATGCTGAAAACATTGGGCGTAATGACCCCTGTCCTTGTGGTAGCGGACTCAAATATAAAAAGTGCGGGCTTATTGACGCGCCTGAACATAACAAGCATGAGGGTAGTGCGGGGGGAAGTGCTCGCATAGGCGGATAG
- the raiA gene encoding ribosome-associated translation inhibitor RaiA — MRINIKSTNIELTEAIKSYVEKRMGELDKFLQNIGDAPTDEGQHDPIEIDVEVGKDSNHHNKGDDLYRAEINLAVPGSKHVIRSVSEQWDLYVAVDEAKDDMQRQIKKFKGKKNAQSEKGKRALKRMLRFSRLVKRDDE, encoded by the coding sequence ATGAGAATAAATATAAAATCTACAAACATAGAGTTAACAGAGGCAATTAAGAGTTATGTTGAAAAAAGAATGGGAGAGCTGGATAAGTTTTTACAGAATATCGGAGACGCTCCGACAGACGAAGGGCAGCACGACCCTATTGAAATAGATGTGGAAGTAGGAAAAGACAGCAACCACCACAACAAGGGAGACGATCTTTACAGGGCGGAAATAAACCTGGCAGTGCCGGGAAGCAAACACGTTATACGTTCTGTAAGCGAACAATGGGACTTGTATGTAGCGGTAGATGAAGCAAAAGATGACATGCAAAGGCAAATTAAGAAGTTTAAAGGTAAAAAGAACGCCCAGTCTGAAAAGGGCAAGAGAGCTTTAAAGCGCATGCTGCGTTTTAGCAGGCTTGTAAAGAGAGACGACGAATAG
- a CDS encoding non-canonical purine NTP pyrophosphatase — protein sequence MLYFITSNKNKFEEAKAILDVDMQQLDIDLPELQDIDAHNVIKAKLNEAMRHHEGEFIVDDVSLVFDALGGELPGPFIKWFLQSLGAEGIYDFVNKLDNTKATAKLIVGYANGEDNIHFFEGDVEGNIVKPAGERFGWDPIFQPKGYNKTYAEMPYEEKNKMSHRYLALTKLKEFLQTK from the coding sequence ATGCTTTATTTTATAACAAGCAATAAGAATAAGTTTGAAGAGGCGAAGGCGATTTTGGACGTTGATATGCAACAGCTGGATATAGACCTGCCAGAACTTCAGGACATAGACGCGCACAATGTTATAAAGGCAAAACTTAACGAGGCAATGCGCCACCACGAAGGGGAATTTATAGTGGATGATGTGTCCTTGGTGTTTGACGCTTTGGGAGGGGAGCTTCCCGGACCTTTTATAAAATGGTTTTTACAGTCTCTGGGTGCTGAGGGTATATATGACTTTGTAAATAAACTGGATAACACAAAAGCGACAGCTAAATTGATAGTAGGATACGCGAACGGCGAAGATAATATCCATTTTTTTGAAGGAGACGTAGAGGGCAACATTGTAAAACCCGCAGGAGAAAGGTTTGGGTGGGATCCTATTTTTCAGCCAAAAGGTTATAATAAAACATATGCCGAGATGCCGTATGAGGAAAAAAATAAAATGAGCCACAGGTATTTGGCGC